In one Calditrichota bacterium genomic region, the following are encoded:
- a CDS encoding anhydro-N-acetylmuramic acid kinase, with the protein MLKTINEHPLIRLLEDKRSKFVIGLMSGTSMDGIDVALVKIDGFGLQTRVDLIAFDTVSYSKELKNKLLSIATARRESVDDICRLNVVVGEYFLDAIYHICQKSGTDIKSIDLVGTHGQTVRHLPEEAELFGKKVRSTLQIGDPAIISARTGIVTVGLFRNSDMALGGQGAPLVPYFDYLLFRSREKNRVVVNIGGIANITLLPKNCQPEEVVAFDSGPGNMVIDGLMRRLFQQEFDRNGETAADGNISVDLLEKLLAHSYFRKLPPKSTGREEFGEAFIEFVLGLAEKERLAAKDVIATATELTARTIKNSVELISASANAVDEVIVGGGGIYNKNLMKRLVKLFSTSSVLATDEVGISSDAKEAICFAVLANETVHGVPASLPSATGATRPSILGAIYLG; encoded by the coding sequence ATGTTGAAAACGATTAACGAGCATCCGCTCATCCGTCTGTTGGAAGATAAGCGGAGCAAATTTGTCATCGGTTTGATGTCCGGAACTTCCATGGACGGCATTGACGTTGCGCTTGTGAAAATTGACGGTTTCGGACTGCAAACGCGCGTGGATTTGATAGCCTTTGACACTGTGAGTTACTCGAAGGAGCTTAAAAACAAATTATTGTCAATTGCCACGGCGCGCAGAGAAAGCGTGGACGATATTTGTCGCTTAAATGTTGTTGTCGGCGAATATTTTTTGGATGCAATTTATCATATATGTCAAAAAAGTGGAACTGATATCAAAAGCATCGATCTCGTTGGAACTCACGGCCAGACAGTGCGTCATTTACCAGAAGAGGCGGAGCTGTTCGGGAAAAAAGTTCGCTCCACTTTACAAATCGGAGATCCGGCGATAATTTCAGCGCGCACGGGAATTGTTACTGTCGGATTGTTTCGAAATTCCGATATGGCGCTCGGTGGCCAAGGAGCGCCGTTGGTTCCCTATTTTGATTATTTGCTTTTTCGGTCGCGGGAAAAAAATCGCGTTGTTGTCAATATCGGCGGAATTGCCAACATCACTCTGCTGCCCAAAAACTGTCAACCGGAAGAAGTTGTCGCTTTTGATAGCGGCCCCGGAAACATGGTCATCGACGGTTTAATGCGGCGACTTTTTCAGCAGGAGTTTGATCGGAACGGCGAAACGGCCGCGGACGGGAACATTTCCGTTGATTTGTTAGAAAAATTATTAGCGCATTCTTATTTTCGAAAATTGCCGCCAAAATCCACTGGCCGCGAAGAGTTCGGGGAAGCTTTTATTGAATTTGTATTGGGCCTGGCGGAAAAAGAACGACTCGCCGCGAAAGACGTCATCGCCACGGCGACTGAATTAACGGCAAGGACAATTAAAAATTCCGTGGAGCTTATTTCCGCTTCTGCAAATGCAGTCGATGAAGTCATCGTCGGCGGAGGCGGAATTTACAATAAAAATTTGATGAAACGACTGGTAAAATTATTTTCAACGAGTTCCGTTTTAGCGACCGATGAAGTGGGAATTTCCTCCGATGCAAAAGAAGCAATCTGTTTTGCAGTTTTGGCGAATGAGACGGTTCACGGCGTTCCCGCGAGTTTGCCCTCGGCAACGGGCGCCACACGACCGTCAATTTTGGGCGCAATTTATTTGGGTTAA
- a CDS encoding class I SAM-dependent methyltransferase, translating to MAPYTKLPLIYDEVMAHVDYNLWAEYSKKIIRKLGEKPRRFLDISCGTGSFLLSFYEAGHLYFGCDFSLEMLRIAKTKTQQKTIRLFQADMTSFSVSKEMDVIFCLYDSINYLNSFALWKKTFACVHNALRAKGLFVFDICTELNSIEYFDGMVEKNTGRGYKYIRESFFDRNRRIHHNKFFINFAGDSIEYIEDHQQTIYRVSDVIALIESSPFEFVGAYDGFTFQPGDENSLRVHFVLRKR from the coding sequence GTGGCGCCATACACAAAATTGCCGCTAATTTACGACGAGGTTATGGCTCATGTGGATTACAACTTGTGGGCGGAATATTCGAAAAAAATAATTAGAAAACTTGGCGAGAAGCCGCGTCGTTTTTTGGACATCTCTTGTGGAACCGGCAGCTTTTTGCTGTCATTTTATGAAGCGGGTCATTTGTATTTTGGATGCGACTTTTCTTTGGAAATGCTTCGCATTGCGAAGACCAAAACGCAACAGAAAACCATTCGTCTGTTTCAAGCGGATATGACATCTTTTTCCGTTAGCAAAGAAATGGACGTGATTTTTTGCCTTTATGACAGCATAAATTATTTGAACAGTTTTGCGTTATGGAAGAAAACTTTTGCTTGCGTCCATAATGCCTTACGCGCCAAAGGGCTATTTGTTTTCGATATTTGCACGGAATTGAATTCTATTGAATATTTTGACGGCATGGTGGAGAAAAACACAGGTCGCGGCTACAAATACATTCGCGAAAGTTTTTTCGACAGAAACAGACGGATACATCATAATAAATTTTTTATTAATTTTGCCGGCGATTCGATTGAATATATCGAAGATCATCAACAGACCATTTATCGCGTGAGTGACGTCATTGCATTGATCGAATCGTCTCCGTTTGAGTTCGTGGGTGCTTATGACGGATTTACGTTTCAGCCGGGAGACGAAAATTCTTTGCGAGTTCATTTTGTATTGAGAAAGCGGTAA
- a CDS encoding ATP-binding cassette domain-containing protein has translation MIELSNAKAKYPGGDGLELVNLSVRPGEFVYLIGPSGAGKSSVLKLIYMDIFPQSGYVKVDGYNSLTIKKRQIPYLRRRLGIIFQDFKLLTDRDVYENVAFTLHVTNTRRQEIKRRVLRALAEVGLSHKRSKMPHELSGGEQQRAAIARALVNEPIILLADEITGNLDAESEDEIVQLLEKINAKGTAILMATHDDRLVRGRKRKIVNIIKGRTL, from the coding sequence ATGATAGAATTGTCAAATGCAAAAGCAAAATATCCGGGCGGCGACGGTTTGGAATTGGTAAATTTGTCCGTCCGTCCGGGAGAATTCGTCTATTTAATAGGCCCGTCCGGCGCCGGAAAGAGTAGTGTTTTGAAGCTTATTTACATGGACATTTTCCCTCAATCCGGCTATGTAAAAGTTGACGGCTACAATTCGCTAACGATTAAAAAGCGCCAGATTCCCTATTTGCGCCGAAGATTAGGGATTATTTTTCAGGATTTTAAGCTTCTGACCGATCGCGATGTTTATGAAAATGTCGCTTTCACGCTGCATGTGACAAATACGCGACGTCAAGAAATCAAGCGCCGCGTATTGCGCGCGTTAGCGGAGGTGGGTCTGAGTCACAAAAGGTCAAAAATGCCGCATGAACTTTCCGGGGGGGAACAGCAAAGAGCGGCCATTGCTCGCGCGTTGGTAAACGAACCCATTATTTTGCTGGCGGATGAAATTACCGGAAATTTAGATGCGGAATCCGAAGATGAAATCGTGCAGTTACTGGAAAAAATAAACGCAAAAGGGACAGCGATTTTGATGGCGACTCACGATGATCGTCTCGTCCGCGGTCGAAAGCGAAAAATTGTAAACATCATAAAAGGAAGAACCTTATAA
- the hrcA gene encoding heat-inducible transcription repressor HrcA: MFKMQLPELTYKESSILNNLVKNFVKSATPIGSKFLSAQLHGRMSPATIRNVLMTLEKKGLAHQPHTSAGRMPTDLGYRYYVNDLMKIERLSQTEKRSIDANLKHIADENVDTILDKACEVLSEISNQLGVVLEPRFYKGVFQKLQLFRLSESKLLVVISLSDGFVRTILMEIKFSIPDNKIRETERILNERLSGLALKTIRKTIKKRVRNVNYGDPALIHQVADLADSLFTVDSNQVHFKGALKILSQPEFSEKEHLAKILQLIDNRDILVHIVKNSSRKGDRISITIGQEHRDELVKNCSLISAPYKIGDITGTIAVIGPTRIQYEKMAALVDYIAKGINQLFS; this comes from the coding sequence ATGTTTAAGATGCAATTGCCAGAATTGACATACAAAGAGAGCTCAATTTTAAATAATTTGGTAAAAAATTTTGTCAAATCGGCGACGCCGATAGGGTCAAAATTTCTATCTGCCCAACTGCATGGTCGAATGAGTCCGGCAACAATTCGAAATGTTTTAATGACTTTGGAGAAAAAGGGGTTGGCGCATCAACCACATACATCAGCGGGCAGAATGCCCACGGATCTTGGCTATCGCTATTATGTGAATGATTTGATGAAAATCGAACGGTTGAGCCAAACAGAGAAGCGGTCAATTGATGCCAATTTGAAACATATCGCTGATGAAAATGTCGATACGATTTTAGACAAAGCCTGCGAAGTGCTGTCAGAAATTTCCAATCAATTGGGCGTCGTATTAGAGCCGCGATTTTACAAAGGTGTTTTTCAAAAATTACAATTATTTCGTTTGAGTGAAAGTAAACTGTTGGTGGTCATTTCCTTATCGGATGGATTTGTGCGCACGATTTTGATGGAGATAAAGTTTTCTATTCCGGACAATAAAATCAGGGAGACCGAACGAATTTTGAACGAGCGCCTGTCAGGCCTGGCGCTGAAGACCATTCGAAAAACGATCAAAAAGCGCGTCAGAAATGTGAATTATGGCGATCCGGCCCTTATTCATCAAGTTGCGGATTTGGCAGATAGCTTATTTACTGTGGATAGCAATCAGGTGCATTTTAAAGGCGCGTTGAAAATTCTCTCCCAGCCTGAATTTTCAGAAAAAGAACATCTGGCAAAAATATTGCAGCTTATTGACAATCGGGATATTTTAGTGCATATTGTCAAAAATTCTTCGAGAAAGGGCGACAGAATTTCCATCACCATCGGCCAGGAGCATCGAGATGAACTCGTGAAAAATTGCAGCTTGATCTCTGCACCCTACAAAATAGGCGACATAACCGGGACGATAGCGGTGATAGGCCCGACGAGGATACAGTATGAAAAAATGGCCGCGTTGGTTGATTATATTGCAAAGGGAATTAATCAATTGTTTAGCTAA
- the grpE gene encoding nucleotide exchange factor GrpE, whose protein sequence is MAEKQKSKKKKFSDATQKRKSQKEQIKKLTNEIEKLSAQLAETNDKYLRMMAEFNNFKKRKEKEFANLLSGANREVILELLPVIDDFERSLNKKTKKQSLKSFREGIELIYKKVTRILQKFGLEPIDSLDRPFDPELHDALLQVEIQDKESNIVVEEIEKGYKLKDNVLRHAKVIVTK, encoded by the coding sequence ATGGCAGAGAAACAAAAGAGCAAAAAGAAAAAATTTTCAGACGCCACACAAAAAAGAAAATCACAAAAGGAACAAATAAAAAAATTAACTAACGAAATAGAAAAATTAAGCGCTCAATTAGCGGAAACCAATGACAAATATTTGCGCATGATGGCGGAATTTAATAATTTTAAGAAGCGCAAGGAAAAAGAATTTGCTAATTTGCTAAGTGGTGCCAATCGCGAAGTTATTTTGGAGTTGCTTCCGGTAATAGATGATTTTGAGCGATCGTTGAATAAAAAGACCAAAAAACAAAGTCTGAAGTCATTTCGGGAAGGGATTGAGTTAATTTACAAAAAGGTGACCCGGATTTTGCAAAAATTTGGTCTCGAGCCGATCGATTCGCTGGATCGTCCGTTTGATCCCGAGCTACACGATGCGCTGTTGCAAGTGGAAATACAAGATAAAGAGTCGAACATTGTCGTGGAAGAAATTGAAAAGGGCTATAAGTTAAAAGACAATGTGCTCCGTCATGCAAAAGTGATCGTGACCAAGTAG
- the dnaJ gene encoding molecular chaperone DnaJ translates to MDRDYYEILGISREANESEVKKAYRKLALQFHPDKNPGDKAAEEKFKEISEAYEVLKDPEKRKRYDMYGKSGMKGGFEGFGGFDFDLSDALRTFMSEGFGFGDFSDFFGTSSRSQRRASRTRGADLQIRLRLTLEEIAEGATKKIKLKRYVPCVACGGSGAKKGSAVTTCPVCHGSGEIRQTARTIFGQMVNVTTCTHCGGEGRVIRDRCPLCNGEGRTKEESTLSVNIPAGVATGNYITLRGEGHAGPRGGATGNAIIIIEEEEHPYFERHGDDILYDLYVSFSQAALGDGVEVPTLKGKAKLVIPAGTQSGKILRMRGKGIGHLHNHSRGDQLVRILVWTPTKLSEKEKQLFSKLAEMENIHPPKGDKSFFKKIKQALFE, encoded by the coding sequence ATGGATAGAGATTATTATGAAATTTTAGGAATATCCCGAGAAGCAAATGAGAGTGAGGTAAAAAAAGCATATCGAAAGTTGGCGTTACAGTTTCATCCGGATAAAAATCCCGGCGATAAAGCAGCAGAAGAAAAGTTTAAAGAAATTTCTGAAGCTTATGAAGTGTTGAAAGATCCGGAGAAGAGAAAGCGCTACGATATGTACGGCAAATCCGGCATGAAGGGCGGTTTTGAAGGATTTGGCGGGTTTGATTTTGATCTGAGCGATGCGTTACGGACGTTTATGTCCGAGGGTTTTGGCTTTGGCGATTTTTCTGATTTTTTTGGAACGTCTTCGCGTTCGCAACGGCGTGCGTCGCGAACTCGCGGTGCTGATTTACAAATTCGGTTGCGGTTGACGTTGGAAGAAATCGCAGAGGGAGCGACAAAAAAAATCAAGCTTAAGCGATATGTCCCCTGCGTTGCATGTGGAGGAAGCGGAGCAAAAAAGGGGAGCGCGGTGACGACGTGTCCTGTTTGTCATGGTAGCGGTGAAATCCGCCAGACGGCCAGGACGATCTTCGGCCAGATGGTCAACGTGACCACATGTACGCACTGCGGCGGAGAAGGTCGAGTGATTAGGGATCGTTGTCCTCTATGCAACGGAGAAGGACGTACCAAAGAAGAAAGTACTCTTTCGGTGAATATTCCGGCTGGCGTCGCCACAGGAAATTATATTACGTTGCGCGGCGAGGGACATGCGGGACCTCGCGGAGGCGCGACTGGTAATGCGATTATTATTATTGAGGAAGAGGAGCACCCCTATTTTGAGCGCCATGGCGATGACATTTTGTACGATTTGTACGTCAGTTTTAGTCAAGCCGCTCTGGGAGATGGCGTGGAAGTTCCGACTCTAAAAGGAAAAGCAAAATTGGTTATTCCGGCGGGGACACAGTCCGGGAAAATTTTGCGGATGCGAGGAAAGGGCATTGGCCATTTGCACAACCATAGCCGCGGCGACCAGTTGGTTCGTATTTTGGTGTGGACGCCGACCAAGTTGTCGGAAAAAGAGAAACAGCTTTTTAGCAAATTAGCGGAGATGGAAAACATCCATCCGCCTAAAGGCGATAAGAGTTTTTTCAAAAAAATCAAACAAGCGCTCTTTGAATGA
- a CDS encoding helix-hairpin-helix domain-containing protein, with protein sequence MIELFTRQERIVLLFLVFGVVVGAAIKLFKPEYKSAAVARKAHEEFQRHIEAMTTSQNQLKSLQNAKKPAAQKGAYDFKININTASVDEIVRLPKVGPVLASRIVKYREQNGYFQTPEELIKVKGIGKKTLEKLKPFIFVTPME encoded by the coding sequence ATGATCGAATTATTTACGCGACAGGAACGAATTGTCTTACTTTTTCTGGTTTTCGGTGTAGTGGTTGGTGCTGCGATTAAGTTATTCAAACCAGAGTACAAAAGCGCGGCGGTTGCGAGAAAAGCGCATGAAGAATTTCAGCGTCACATTGAGGCCATGACGACGTCTCAAAACCAATTAAAATCTTTGCAAAATGCGAAGAAACCGGCTGCCCAAAAGGGCGCTTATGATTTTAAAATAAATATAAATACTGCATCGGTCGATGAAATTGTTCGGCTTCCAAAGGTAGGGCCTGTATTGGCAAGCCGTATTGTAAAATACCGGGAGCAAAACGGCTATTTTCAGACGCCGGAAGAATTAATCAAAGTTAAAGGAATCGGCAAGAAGACTTTAGAAAAGTTGAAACCATTTATTTTTGTAACTCCAATGGAATAA
- a CDS encoding pilus assembly protein PilM, whose translation MKESKGAVRSGIFVSENDFKYVEVERSALNQVRIKKIFQTSLESPLNLFTIQNDSIVEQVGLQIREILDALQIRLNKVVFALDSSFALIKKIIIDSDLSEEDLIDQVDWEVKQFSYSPDDEYIVDFDKIDRLNAADDQQDLVIVSVREKIVQQLRKLFRAGRLSVGVIDLDLFAAIRTVDFNYGLRAGEDAAIVDASNRAIKFTLLKGKEFYNYHEVLPTKSGDRIESFSSLDENNLFNIVATELKKFVLNSRFSDQIENISRIFLHGNLVRENILEMLRNSYNVRIDMVNPFRDIKMTQSVTVDEKISVHPETFTVCVGSALRTKD comes from the coding sequence ATGAAAGAGAGCAAAGGAGCAGTTAGGTCGGGAATATTCGTTTCTGAAAATGATTTTAAATATGTTGAAGTCGAGCGTTCCGCGCTAAATCAAGTGCGAATCAAAAAAATATTTCAGACGTCTCTGGAGTCTCCTCTGAACTTGTTCACGATTCAGAACGATTCTATTGTTGAGCAGGTTGGGCTGCAAATCCGAGAAATTTTGGATGCTTTGCAAATTCGGCTCAACAAAGTTGTTTTTGCTTTAGACAGCTCTTTTGCTCTCATCAAGAAAATAATAATCGATAGTGATCTTTCTGAAGAAGATTTAATCGATCAAGTCGATTGGGAGGTCAAGCAATTTTCCTATTCTCCCGACGATGAATATATTGTCGATTTTGATAAAATTGATCGGCTAAACGCTGCTGATGACCAGCAAGATTTAGTTATTGTTTCAGTGCGGGAAAAAATAGTTCAGCAATTGCGAAAACTATTTCGCGCGGGTAGATTGTCGGTGGGCGTTATTGATCTGGATTTATTTGCGGCAATTCGGACCGTCGATTTTAATTATGGGCTTAGAGCCGGTGAGGATGCGGCAATTGTTGATGCCAGCAATCGAGCGATAAAGTTTACGCTGCTCAAAGGGAAAGAATTTTACAACTACCATGAAGTTTTACCCACGAAAAGCGGAGATCGAATAGAATCGTTTTCTTCTTTGGATGAAAACAATTTGTTCAACATTGTTGCTACAGAATTAAAAAAATTCGTTTTGAATTCGCGATTTAGCGATCAAATTGAAAACATTAGCAGAATATTCTTGCATGGTAATTTGGTCAGAGAGAATATTTTAGAAATGCTGCGGAATAGCTATAATGTTCGTATTGATATGGTAAACCCCTTCAGAGATATAAAAATGACGCAATCAGTGACGGTTGATGAAAAAATTAGCGTTCACCCGGAAACATTTACCGTCTGTGTGGGGTCGGCACTGCGAACAAAAGACTAA
- the rsmD gene encoding 16S rRNA (guanine(966)-N(2))-methyltransferase RsmD yields MRVIAGQCKGRTLFCPKSSAIRPTSDRIKESVFNFIGDQIVGQRTLDLFAGTGNLSIEALSRGARQAVLVDRSREAVAIIYKNVKLTGFADKCRVLRSDVFRYLNYAIKTNEQFGVIFADPPYLQNVIGSLVEKIDLSSLLNNGGLFVLERDAKKEFNPSLNSFVVIREKNYGTTTVTIFRKNEEISANSHLSGDI; encoded by the coding sequence ATGCGGGTGATTGCCGGTCAGTGCAAGGGGAGAACATTATTTTGTCCCAAAAGCAGCGCCATTCGACCGACGTCAGATCGCATAAAAGAATCCGTTTTCAATTTTATCGGCGATCAGATTGTTGGGCAAAGGACGCTGGATCTCTTTGCCGGCACAGGAAATTTGTCAATTGAAGCGCTCAGCCGCGGTGCACGGCAAGCGGTGTTAGTGGACAGATCTCGGGAAGCTGTCGCAATCATTTACAAAAATGTAAAGTTGACCGGATTCGCGGACAAGTGCCGCGTGCTGCGATCAGATGTATTTCGCTATCTCAACTATGCGATTAAAACGAACGAACAATTTGGCGTGATTTTTGCTGATCCACCTTATTTGCAGAATGTGATTGGGTCACTCGTGGAGAAAATCGACCTGAGCTCTTTGCTAAATAATGGTGGATTATTTGTTTTAGAGCGTGACGCAAAAAAGGAATTTAATCCGTCGTTGAATTCATTTGTTGTAATCAGAGAAAAAAACTACGGAACTACGACAGTCACCATTTTTCGAAAAAACGAGGAAATCAGTGCGAATAGCCATCTATCCGGGGACATTTGA
- the coaD gene encoding pantetheine-phosphate adenylyltransferase, with protein MRIAIYPGTFDPITNGHIDIIKRAATLFDKVVVAVTTNPSKKPLFSVQERVDMAEQAAGEIENAEFDSFNDLLVNYALRKNAVAIIRGLRAISDFEYEFQMALFNRKLSEELVTVFLMPNERYTYLNSKIVREVASFHGDVSCFVPEYVHQKLKEKFSTT; from the coding sequence GTGCGAATAGCCATCTATCCGGGGACATTTGACCCGATCACTAACGGCCATATTGACATTATAAAACGGGCCGCTACTCTTTTCGACAAGGTTGTTGTCGCAGTGACAACAAATCCATCGAAGAAGCCGTTGTTCAGCGTTCAGGAACGAGTGGATATGGCTGAACAAGCAGCAGGCGAAATTGAAAATGCAGAATTCGATAGCTTTAATGATTTATTAGTTAATTATGCGCTGCGAAAAAATGCCGTAGCGATAATTCGCGGATTACGAGCGATTTCTGATTTTGAATATGAATTTCAAATGGCGCTGTTCAATCGAAAATTGTCGGAAGAATTAGTGACAGTTTTTCTGATGCCCAACGAACGCTACACTTATTTGAACTCAAAAATTGTCAGAGAGGTCGCCAGCTTTCACGGCGACGTGAGTTGTTTCGTCCCTGAATATGTGCACCAGAAACTCAAAGAAAAGTTTTCAACAACTTAA